CGGTCCCCCAGTGATGCCGGGAGGTACCGGGCAATGCGGAAAAGCGAAGGATCCGGTGTAGCCACGCCTCATCGGAGTGCTCCTCGCGCGACAGACGAATATTGTTATCGTCGAGCACCGGCCGCTCACCGCGCCACTTCGCGTTGAAAATCGCAAGCTGTCGCTCGTAAGACCGAAAACTTGAAGCGATCGACAGTTGAAAGCCGGCATCCTGCGCGCGCGTTTGAAGCGCGAAAAAAGATCGTGCAGCAACCGCTTGCATCATCGCCCCACACGCTGTTTCAACGACGTGTTCGGTCGTTAAACCTAAGGCAATCAGGACTTCCTGGCTCACACCAAATCTAGACACATGTTTAACCACAATAAGGATCCAACATTCAGTTTAGCGCTCACCGGCGTAAACAAGTAAAAAAGCTGCTAGCAAACAATACACAATTCTGATAGCTTCCCGTGCCCAATTACGCAGGTCAACTGCCAAACACCTCCACTTGGCGTAACGGACACCAATATGGCGACGAAGAAATCCTCCGACACCCCGGACGAGACTGCAGCAAAAGCGCCTGCAAAGGCGAAGGCGCCCGCAAAGAAAAAGGCAGCAGCAAAAGCTGCGCCCAAGGCAAAAGCTGCGCCCAAGGCAAAAGCTGCGCCCAAAGCGAAAGCTGCGCCCAAAGCGAAAGCAGAGCCCAAGGCAAAAGCAGAGCCCAAAGCGAAGCCGGCCGCGAAAGCCAAGGCCGCACCTAAAGCGAAAGCCAAGGCGAGTCCAAAAGCGAAGGCTAATTCCAAAGTGGCAAGAGCTGTGGGTGAAGTCCAAAACTTTGACGACTTTAAGCCATACAAGCCATCGCGTGGCGAAAGCTACATGAACGATGAACAGCTGGAGCACTTTCGGCAGCTGCTGCTAAGTTGGCGGTCAGACTTGGTAAACGAAGTCACCAAAACTGTCGGTCACATGAAAGATGAGGCAGCTAACTTCCCTGATCCAGCTGACAGGGCTACTCAGGAAGAAGAGTTTAGTCTTGAGCTCCGGGCGCGAGATCGCGAGCGTAAGCTCATCAAGAAAATCGACGGCACGCTTGAGCGAATTTCGATTGATGACTACGGTTATTGTGATGCCTGCGGCATTGAGATTGGGGTTAAGCGACTCGAAGCGAGACCAACTGCCACCTTGTGTATCGACTGTAAAAC
The Candidatus Paraluminiphilus aquimaris genome window above contains:
- a CDS encoding M15 family metallopeptidase, which translates into the protein MSRFGVSQEVLIALGLTTEHVVETACGAMMQAVAARSFFALQTRAQDAGFQLSIASSFRSYERQLAIFNAKWRGERPVLDDNNIRLSREEHSDEAWLHRILRFSALPGTSRHHWGTDVDVFDPSLIPPGESLALTPSEYRNGGRFSDLSLWLDELIANDDCEGFYRPYDKDRGGVSEEPWHLSYAPIASEFRAAQTANSLRDLWLREASSRPHAHAVLVDQLDELMARYVV
- the dksA gene encoding RNA polymerase-binding protein DksA; this translates as MGEVQNFDDFKPYKPSRGESYMNDEQLEHFRQLLLSWRSDLVNEVTKTVGHMKDEAANFPDPADRATQEEEFSLELRARDRERKLIKKIDGTLERISIDDYGYCDACGIEIGVKRLEARPTATLCIDCKTLAEIKERQELG